One genomic segment of Chiloscyllium plagiosum isolate BGI_BamShark_2017 chromosome 10, ASM401019v2, whole genome shotgun sequence includes these proteins:
- the gjd2b gene encoding gap junction protein delta 2b isoform X2, producing the protein MTVSFASLSIQVAERLKSRKYQRILLTVVVIFRILVVAIVGETVYDDEQTMFVCNTLQPGCNQACYDKAFPISHIRYWVFQIIMVCTPSLCFITYSVHQSSKQRERQYSSVFLTMEKDKREDNKIKNTMVNGALQNSENSMKGTQADFLEVKQIQNSSARNSKMSKIRRQEGISRFYIIQVVFRNALEIGFLMGQYFLYGFNVPSMYECDRYPCVKEVECYVSRPTEKTVFLVFMFAVSGLCVVLNLAELNHLGWRKIKTAVRGAQERRKSIYEIRNKDSPHRMGVPNFGRTQSSDSAYV; encoded by the exons ATGACGGTTAGCTTTGCTAGTCTTTCAATCCAGGTAGCCGAGCGTCTCAAGTCCAGGAAATACCAAAG GATTTTGCTGACTGTGGTGGTGATCTTCCGGATCCTGGTCGTAGCGATAGTCGGAGAGACGGTGTATGATGACGAGCAGACCATGTTTGTCTGCAACACGCTGCAGCCAGGATGTAACCAAGCCTGTTATGACAAGGCTTTTCCCATCTCCCACATAAGGTACTGGGTATTCCAGATCATCATGGTGTGCACTCCCAGCCTTTGCTTTATCACGTACTCAGTCCACCAGTCCTCCAAGCAGCGGGAGAGACAATACTCCAGTGTGTTCCtcactatggaaaaggacaagagAGAGGACAACAAGATTAAGAACACAATGGTGAACGGGGCTCTCCAGAACTCAGAAAACTCCATGAAAGGGACACAGGCAGACTTCTTAGAAGtgaaacaaatacaaaattcCTCTGCCAGAAACAGTAAGATGTCAAAGATACGGCGGCAGGAAGGAATTTCCCGTTTCTACATCATCCAAGTTGTTTTCAGAAATGCTTTGGAGATTGGTTTCCTCATGGGGCAGTATTTCCTCTACGGTTTCAATGTCCCTTCTATGTATGAGTGTGACCGTTACCCGTGTGTTAAAGAGGTTGAGTGCTACGTGTCCAGACCAACGGAAAAGACGGTCTTTCTCGTCTTCATGTTCGCCGTGAGCGGACTCTGTGTCGTCCTCAACCTGGCAGAACTGAATCACCTGGGCTGGAGGAAGATCAAGACAGCTGTCAGAGGGGCGCAGGAGCGGCGAAAATCTATctatgaaatcagaaacaaggacTCGCCTCACCGAATGGGGGTACCGAACTTTGGGAGGACTCAATCCAGCGACTCGGCTTATGTGTGA
- the gjd2b gene encoding gap junction protein delta 2b isoform X1, with protein MGEWTILERLLEAAVQQHSTMIGRILLTVVVIFRILVVAIVGETVYDDEQTMFVCNTLQPGCNQACYDKAFPISHIRYWVFQIIMVCTPSLCFITYSVHQSSKQRERQYSSVFLTMEKDKREDNKIKNTMVNGALQNSENSMKGTQADFLEVKQIQNSSARNSKMSKIRRQEGISRFYIIQVVFRNALEIGFLMGQYFLYGFNVPSMYECDRYPCVKEVECYVSRPTEKTVFLVFMFAVSGLCVVLNLAELNHLGWRKIKTAVRGAQERRKSIYEIRNKDSPHRMGVPNFGRTQSSDSAYV; from the exons ATGGGAGAATGGACAATTCTAGAGAGGCTGTTAGAGGCAGCCGTCCAACAGCACTCCACAATGATAGGAAG GATTTTGCTGACTGTGGTGGTGATCTTCCGGATCCTGGTCGTAGCGATAGTCGGAGAGACGGTGTATGATGACGAGCAGACCATGTTTGTCTGCAACACGCTGCAGCCAGGATGTAACCAAGCCTGTTATGACAAGGCTTTTCCCATCTCCCACATAAGGTACTGGGTATTCCAGATCATCATGGTGTGCACTCCCAGCCTTTGCTTTATCACGTACTCAGTCCACCAGTCCTCCAAGCAGCGGGAGAGACAATACTCCAGTGTGTTCCtcactatggaaaaggacaagagAGAGGACAACAAGATTAAGAACACAATGGTGAACGGGGCTCTCCAGAACTCAGAAAACTCCATGAAAGGGACACAGGCAGACTTCTTAGAAGtgaaacaaatacaaaattcCTCTGCCAGAAACAGTAAGATGTCAAAGATACGGCGGCAGGAAGGAATTTCCCGTTTCTACATCATCCAAGTTGTTTTCAGAAATGCTTTGGAGATTGGTTTCCTCATGGGGCAGTATTTCCTCTACGGTTTCAATGTCCCTTCTATGTATGAGTGTGACCGTTACCCGTGTGTTAAAGAGGTTGAGTGCTACGTGTCCAGACCAACGGAAAAGACGGTCTTTCTCGTCTTCATGTTCGCCGTGAGCGGACTCTGTGTCGTCCTCAACCTGGCAGAACTGAATCACCTGGGCTGGAGGAAGATCAAGACAGCTGTCAGAGGGGCGCAGGAGCGGCGAAAATCTATctatgaaatcagaaacaaggacTCGCCTCACCGAATGGGGGTACCGAACTTTGGGAGGACTCAATCCAGCGACTCGGCTTATGTGTGA